The following is a genomic window from Psychrobacter immobilis.
ATAATCAAGCTAAGCAGTTGCTGCCAATTCATATAATGCCCTATTCTTTTAATCCATCTTTTTAGCGATATTTTAATGACTCAGCGTAGTAGTGGAGCATGTTACAGGTGTAAAATCTAACAATGCAGCCTCTTTGTCAGTCATCAAATCACTGTCACTATGTAATAACGACGTCGAGTGATAAGGCACTAAAGCGGTGGGCACAAAACGACGAGCGGCATCGATATGTTTGATAGAATCATCAAAAAAGATATGAGGTGCAAACGTTCTAAGTACAGCTGTTTTTTCTAAACCTCCTAAGAAAAACGCCATATCAACATTGACGCCCCACTCTCGCAATGTCTTAATCGCACGCAGATCAGCGGGTGCGTTGCGAGCTGTCACCAATGCAATCTTTATGGGAGAATACTTGAGACCAGCGGGTAGACGTTCCTGTAAATTTGATAGTTTAATCAACAATTCAGCATAAGGGCCTTTTTCAATGGGTAAATCACGCATCTGTATTTCGCGATCGTGAAAAGCACGCAGTCCTTTTTGCTTGTACAGCAGTTCACCTGAATCATCAAACAGCACCGCATCACCATCAAAAGCAATACGCAACTGATCGGTATCTAACTCATAGGTATTGACGGGGGTTGCATCGAGTATCGCACAAGCGCAGATATTGGCATCAGCCACTTGCTGGGCATCTTCGCGATTGGTCGTCAAAAATAGATCGACATTGAAGTCTTTAATATAAGGAGCCACAGGACTGCCTGAAATAAATGCCGAGCGTGAGATAGTCAGCTCATGTTCAAGAATTGCATTGAGGACTTGAATGCCCGTATCTGGACTACTCTTTGAAACAATGACCACTTCCACCAAAGGTGTCTCAACCTCTAAATCTTGCATGCCATCATTGCAATAATTATTCAGATTTAATAGAGCTTTAATTAATGGATAACCAGCACCAATACTGAGAGCATCGTTTTCACGCTTGGTCATATAGTCTCTAAACTCTTTTATGGCGCTTACAGGTCTCTGCTCTAGCAGCTCTAGCAAATAATTTTCTGATTCTGTTAAATCAAAAAGTGCCGTTGCAGAAATCGCGACGATGAGCGTATTACTAAAATCGACTGCCATGATTTTCTCTACTTATAAAGTTATCTATTCGGAAATGCCAACCAGTTTACTACATTCACAAGCCCTTAGAATGATAAGAAAAGTTATCCACGTATAATGTCATTTAATATAAAAACCACCTTTTAAGTAATCAAAATGACCGCTCAGAAAGTGTCTCATAATGTGACTTTATGTGAAATAATTTAACCATAGAGTTATCACGTCAACTTTTTCTTTTATCATAAAAAAGCCATATTGCTATAAAAACAATATGACTCTATTAATGAACAATACAAATGAACGACGAAGCTATGATTTTCTAAGCTTACTTTTATCAATAGCGCTTACGTTAGCAGCACTAAAGATATCGCTGGAAAGGCGACCAAAATAACCAGTCGAATCAGATCAGAGACAATGAACGGTGCGACCCCGCGGAACATATCAGACAGCTTAATATGCGGTGCCATTGCCTTAATCACAAAGATATTCATCCCCATCGGCGGCGTAATCAGTCCAAGCTCTACTGTCAATACAGCGATGATACCAAACCATACGGGATCAAACCCTAACGCCACAATGATTGGATATACCACTGGAATGGTAATAACCAGCATTGCCAAAGCATCCATGAACAACCCTAAGAGGAAGTACATGATTAAGATACAGATCAGTACAATCATCGGGCTAACTGCTAATGTACCAATCCAAGTCGCTAGCGTATAAGACAAGCGTGAGACGGAGATAAAGTAACCCAAGGCTTCTGCACCCAGCAGCATAAAGAACACCACCGCTGATAATGCAAGCGTTTCAATCAAAGATTGCTTTAGACCTTTTATACGCATGCCTTTGGCAAAAGCATAAGCCCAAGAAACAAAAGCACCGACTGCCGCTCCTTCTGTCGGAGTAAATAACCCAAAGAAAATACCAGCGATAATCACAATAAAAATAAAGCTAAATGGTATGAGTCCCGTCAACGACAGCAGCTTGGCTTTCCAAGAAGTAGGCTCACCGCGACGCGCTAAATGCGGCTTCCAGCGTACCATAATCATAACAGTGATTGAATACATCACCATGCCCAAAATCCCAGGCAAGAAACCAGCGATGAACATGTCACCGACTGACTGCTGGGTTAAGATGGCATAGACCAGTAGCGCAATGCTAGGCGGAATCATAATACCTAACGTGCCACCCGCTGCTAAAATACCACAGGCAAAACCTGGTTGATAACCATACTTCTCCATTTGTGGCAGCGCAACCTTGGTCATAGTGGATGCTGTGGCTAAGGATGAGCCTGAGATAGAAGCAAAAATACCAGACGATCCTATGCCAGCGATACCCAAACTGCCCCTCACTCCCCCAAAAATAGTTCGGGTAGCTTCAAACAATTTCCCTGCCATCCCTGAATGGGTAGCAAAGACTCCCATTAAAATAAATAAGGGAATCGCACTAAAGTCATATTTGGCTAACACATCTACCGGAATATCTTTAAGCATTTGTAATGCACCACTGGGTGCCGTCACTGCGCCAAAACCAACCAATCCAACACCTAACATGGCAAGCGCCACTGGTACTCGTAGGACAACAAACAAGATCATGACAACTAGGCCAATCGCACCGATAATTTCTGGACTCATGCGCCTGTCTCCTCAGCGTCAAAGAACTCGCCCGTTTTAAAGATATTGATGGATTCGATTAATGAGCGAATGGCGAGTAAGAGACTTAAAAATGCACTAAATGCATAGATGGGCATCATTGACAATCTAAGATCTTGAGTGACTTTGCCGTACTCTATGGCATCAACTGCACTCTCATAAAGCCCCCAAGCAAAAACGATACCAATGATAAAAAAGCCCATCATAAAGACGCCCATCATATAACCTTTAACGGCTTGCGGCATTTTTTGGGTAAAGACATCAACGATGATTTGTGAGCGTTCGACGAAAGCGCCAAAGGCAGCAAGTAAAGCAAAGAGCATGAAGTAAGAGACGATCTCTACACTGCCTTTAACGGTAAAGCCAAACTCACCACCAGTCAGCTTGAAAATATAGCGAGCAGTCACATCGAGCATCGTTGTGAGAACAATAATAATAAGACTGATACCACCAATAAACTGGCATAATCTAGAGATTAGAATACTGAATTTTACTAAAAATGCCATGTGACACCTCCAATGGGTTATACCACTTTACAAGCAGCACTGGCAGCTTTTGCTTTCTCATAGACACTATCAGCATCTAAACCCAAAGCATTGACATCACTTAGATATTTTTGCGTTCCTTTTTCGAGCGGTCCTTTCCAATCTGGATCATTTAGTGGATCAGGGATTTCAACGATCTCATCGCCTTTAGCTTTAGCAGCTTGAATGGCCATTTGATCATGCTTATCAAACACTTCACCAACTTTATTCGCCAATGCCATTCCTGAGTTTTTATCTAATACTTGCTTTAAATCATCAGGTAAGGCGTTATATTTATCCTTATTCATAGTGACCATCAGCGCCGAACTATAAAAAGGAATGTTGGTGTGATATTTGGTGATTTCGTCAATTTTGAACGCTGTTACGGCCTCCCAAGGAAAACTCAACCCATCGACGACGCCGCGCTGTAGCGAGGTATACATATCATTAGCAGGCAATCCTACTGGTGATGCCCCAGCACTTTCGAGAATATCACCCGCGACCGCAGAAGGGCGGCGGATGCGCATGCCTTTCATGTCTTCAGGAGTTCGAATCAACTTATCCGTAGTATGCAGTGAGCCAGGCCCAGCGCCATACATAAATAGCAGATGTGAGTCTTCATACTCACTAGCAAGCGTGCCATCCTCATAAAGAGTCTGAAGCATACAACCCATTTGAGTCGCTGAGTTTGATAAACCAGGAAGTTCAGTGATTTGAGTTAAAGGAAAACGACCACTGGTATAACCATGTGCTTGTGAGCCAATATCTATCGTACCTTTAGCAGCAGATTCGTAGGTAACATCTGCTTTGGCAAGACCCGCGGAAGGATACAACTCTACTTTTAAGCGACCATTAGAATCTGTCTCTATTTGCTTTGCCCAAGGCTCAAAAACCTCTGTGCTAATAGAAGAGGTTGCTGGCCAAAAGTGGGAGAAGCGTAAAACGGTCGTTTCTTGAGAGTTTGCTGATGAGCCATCAGTCGTGTTAGCAGATTGGTTAGAGCAGCCTAAAAGACTAACAGCCGCTAAGGCACCAATTGAAAAAAGAGGAGCTAGCTTCATTATCAATTCCTTTTGATAATTATGAAAATAGGAGTAATACATCACTGGTAAATAATCCAATCTATACCAGATGTAATAATTTACAAGTTTTAAATATATCTTTTACATACCTGTAATAAAAATCTATTTTAAAATTAGCAGCTATAATGATATAAGTCAAATCATTTTGATGGCAGGGCTGGAAAATATATTCATAAAATTGCATAGTATTTAAACAAAAAAAACTCGTCAATTCAAATAGAAAACGCATTTATAGAGTGTGAATTCTAAAAGTAAGTTAGATTAAGTATAATTTTAGGGGCTGTCCTAGATAACTAGTTCAGTTCCTGTTTAACCCATTGTTTTAGCTGATGTAATTGACGTTTTGGATCACTGTGGTTAAAACGCCACTCGCATTCCTTTAAAAACAGATGGAAATGCTCTTTTGAGATGCCATTATATTTACGCATATGTCGCTTGGCTTGGCTCCAAAAGTTCTCTATTCCGTTGATATGGTTTCTGTCTTGTGCAAACTCTTTTGAATGATTGATACGGTAATGGGTGAACTCACTGACATCAAGTACGTTGTAACTTCTAAAGGAGTCAGTATAAACAATACTATCAGGCTTTACTTTCTCCCTTATGATAGGAATAATTAAGGTATCGGCTCTGGCATCAGGGATAATACATGCGTAGACGCTACCATTACGCTTAAGCAGTCCAAACACAGGAACTTTGTTACCAGCACCGCGACCACGTTTGCCTTTGCGCCTGCCGCCAAAGTAGCTCTCATCAACTTCTATTTCGCCTTCTAGAAGGCCGGGCTCCTGACTATTTTCATAAATCAATAGTCTTAGCCTGTGAAAGTAATAGCTGGGTGTTGTTTTATTAACACCCACTAAGCTTGCTGCTGTTCTTGCGGTAGAATCGGCAACAAATAGTTCGATAAGCTTAGTTTGTTTGTACCAACTTAATCTACTCTTTCTCATATGACTATCCTAGATTATTTTACTTATCTAGGACAGCCCCTAATTTTATACTATTTTCCAACCCACAGACAAAGAAAACCCCCTCCGCTTTCGCGGAAGGGGTTTTACTTTAGAATAGAGAGCTGACGATGACCTACTCTCACATGGACGAATCCACACTACCATTGGCGCAATGATGTTTCACTTCTGAGTTCGGGAAGGGATCAGGTGGTGCCATCATGCTATTGTCGTCAGCAAAGGGGGTTAGATATGAGTCTGTTATTTTTATTGTTGACTATAAGTGTTTAGTTTATGGTCGATCAACTTGTAACCTAACTGAATCAAGGTTAAAGGTGATATCGAAATATTCTCTCGTTTCTATAAGCTTTCGCTTATACAAGATAGATTAATTAGAGCTTTCATACAAACCACTTGGGTGTTGTATGGTCAAGCCAAACGAGCAATTAGTACAGGTTAGCTACATGCATCGCTGCACTTCCACACCCTGCCTATCAACGTCGTAGTCTTCAACGGCTCTTTAGGGAAATCTAATCTTGAGGTGGGCTTCCCGCTTAGATGCTTTCAGCGGTTATCCCATCCGAACGTAGCTACCGGGCAATGCCACTGGCGTGACAACCCGAACACCAGAGGTTCGTCCACTCTGGTCCTCTCGTACTAGGAGCAGATCCTCTCAAATTTCCAACGCCCACGGTAGATAGGGACCGAACTGTCTCACGACGTTCTAAACCCAGCTCGCGTACCTCTTTAAATGGCGAACAGCCATACCCTTAGGACCTGCTTCAGCCCTAGGATGAGATGAGCCGACATCGAGGTGCCAAACACCGCCGTCGATATGAACTCTTGGGCGGTATCAGCCTGTTATCCCCAGAGTACCTTTTATCCGTTGAGCGATGGCCCTTCCATACAGAACCACCGGATCACTAAGACCTACTTTCGTACCTGCTCGACTTGTGGGTCTCGCAGTTAAGCGCGCTTTTGCCTTTATACTCTACGACCGATTTCCGACCGGTCTGAGCGCACCTTCGTACTCCTCCGTTACTCTTTAGGAGGAGACCGCCCCAGTCAAACTACCCACCATACATTGTCCTCGGTATTGTTATACCTGAGTTAGAACCCCAACATGACCAGGGTGGTATTTCAAGATTGGCTCCACCGAGACTAGCGTCTCGGCTTCAAAGCCTCCCACCTATCCTGCACAAGTCAGGTCAAAGTTCAATGTAAAGCTGTAGTAAAGGTTCACGGGGTCTTTCCGTCTAGCCGCGGGTACACAGCATCTTCACTGCGATTTCGATTTCACTGAGTCTCTGCTGGAGACAGCGCTGCCATCATTATGTCATTCGTGCAGGTCGGAACTTACCCGACAAGGAATTTCGCTACCTTAGGACCGTTATAGTTACGGCCGCCGTTTACTGGGGCTTCGATCAAGAGCTTCGCTTACGCTAACCCCATCAATTAACCTTCCAGCACCGGGCAGACATCACACCCTATACGTCCACTTTCGTGTTTGCAGAGTGCTGTGTTTTTAATAAACAGTTGCAGCAGCCTGGTATCTGCGACTGCCAACAGCTCAAGGAGCGTGTCCTATCACCATCAGCAGCGTACCTTCTCCCGAAGTTACGGTACCATTTTGCCTAGTTCCTTCAGCAGAGTTCTCTCAAGCGCCTTGGTATTCTCTACCTGATCACCTGTGTCGGTTTAGGGTACGATTCGTTTATAACTATTGCTTAGAAGCTTTTCCTGGAAGCATGGTATTTGCCACTTCACTGTACAAGTACAGCTTGCTATCAGATCTCAGCCATGTAGTAGCCCGGATTTACCTAAGCCACAAGCCTACATCCTTTCACCTGGACAACCAACGCCAGGCTGACATAACCTTCTCCGTCCCTCCATCGCATTATAAACAAGTATCGGAATATTAACCGATTTCCCATCGACTACGCCTTTCGGCCTCGCCTTAGGGGTCGACTCACCCAGCCCCGATTAACGTTGGACTGGAACCCTTGATCTTCCGGCGTGCGAGCTTTTCACTCGCATTATCGTTACTCACGTCAGCATTCGCTCTTGTGATACCTCCAGCATGCCTTACGACACACCTTCACAGGCTTACACAACGCTCCCCTACCACTTGAAAACAAATTCAAATCCGCAGCTTCGGCTCCTAGTTTGAGCCCCGTTACATCTTCCGCGCGGGCCGACTCGACTAGTGAGCTATTACGCTTTCTTTAAAGGATGGCTGCTTCTAAGCCAACCTCCTAGCTGTCTATGCCTTCCCACCTCGTTTCCCACTTAACTAGGAATTTGGGGCCTTAGCTGGCGGTCTGGGTTGTTTCCCTCTCCACAATGGACGTTAGCACCCACTGTGTGTCTCCCGGATATCACTCATCGGTATTCGGAGTTTGCATCGGTTTGGTAAGTCGGTATGACCCCCTAGCCGAAACAGTGCTCTACCCCCAATGGTGTTCGTCCGAGGCGCTACCTAAATAGCTTTCGGGGAGAACCAGCTATCACCGAGTTTGATTAGCCTTTCACCCCTATCCACAAGTCATCCCCTGGCTTTTCAACGACAGTGGGTTCGGTCCTCCGGTGCCTGTTACGGCACTTTCAACCTGCTCATGGATAGATCACTCGGTTTCGGGTCTATACCCTGCAACTAAACGCCCTATTAAGACTCGGTTTCCCTACGGCTCCCCTAAACGGTTAACCTTGCTACAGAATATAAGTCGCTGACCCATTATACAAAAGGTACGCGGTCACCCTAA
Proteins encoded in this region:
- a CDS encoding 5'-nucleotidase yields the protein MAVDFSNTLIVAISATALFDLTESENYLLELLEQRPVSAIKEFRDYMTKRENDALSIGAGYPLIKALLNLNNYCNDGMQDLEVETPLVEVVIVSKSSPDTGIQVLNAILEHELTISRSAFISGSPVAPYIKDFNVDLFLTTNREDAQQVADANICACAILDATPVNTYELDTDQLRIAFDGDAVLFDDSGELLYKQKGLRAFHDREIQMRDLPIEKGPYAELLIKLSNLQERLPAGLKYSPIKIALVTARNAPADLRAIKTLREWGVNVDMAFFLGGLEKTAVLRTFAPHIFFDDSIKHIDAARRFVPTALVPYHSTSLLHSDSDLMTDKEAALLDFTPVTCSTTTLSH
- a CDS encoding TRAP transporter large permease, translating into MSPEIIGAIGLVVMILFVVLRVPVALAMLGVGLVGFGAVTAPSGALQMLKDIPVDVLAKYDFSAIPLFILMGVFATHSGMAGKLFEATRTIFGGVRGSLGIAGIGSSGIFASISGSSLATASTMTKVALPQMEKYGYQPGFACGILAAGGTLGIMIPPSIALLVYAILTQQSVGDMFIAGFLPGILGMVMYSITVMIMVRWKPHLARRGEPTSWKAKLLSLTGLIPFSFIFIVIIAGIFFGLFTPTEGAAVGAFVSWAYAFAKGMRIKGLKQSLIETLALSAVVFFMLLGAEALGYFISVSRLSYTLATWIGTLAVSPMIVLICILIMYFLLGLFMDALAMLVITIPVVYPIIVALGFDPVWFGIIAVLTVELGLITPPMGMNIFVIKAMAPHIKLSDMFRGVAPFIVSDLIRLVILVAFPAISLVLLT
- a CDS encoding TRAP transporter small permease, whose product is MAFLVKFSILISRLCQFIGGISLIIIVLTTMLDVTARYIFKLTGGEFGFTVKGSVEIVSYFMLFALLAAFGAFVERSQIIVDVFTQKMPQAVKGYMMGVFMMGFFIIGIVFAWGLYESAVDAIEYGKVTQDLRLSMMPIYAFSAFLSLLLAIRSLIESINIFKTGEFFDAEETGA
- a CDS encoding TRAP transporter substrate-binding protein — translated: MKLAPLFSIGALAAVSLLGCSNQSANTTDGSSANSQETTVLRFSHFWPATSSISTEVFEPWAKQIETDSNGRLKVELYPSAGLAKADVTYESAAKGTIDIGSQAHGYTSGRFPLTQITELPGLSNSATQMGCMLQTLYEDGTLASEYEDSHLLFMYGAGPGSLHTTDKLIRTPEDMKGMRIRRPSAVAGDILESAGASPVGLPANDMYTSLQRGVVDGLSFPWEAVTAFKIDEITKYHTNIPFYSSALMVTMNKDKYNALPDDLKQVLDKNSGMALANKVGEVFDKHDQMAIQAAKAKGDEIVEIPDPLNDPDWKGPLEKGTQKYLSDVNALGLDADSVYEKAKAASAACKVV
- a CDS encoding IS1595 family transposase, translated to MRKSRLSWYKQTKLIELFVADSTARTAASLVGVNKTTPSYYFHRLRLLIYENSQEPGLLEGEIEVDESYFGGRRKGKRGRGAGNKVPVFGLLKRNGSVYACIIPDARADTLIIPIIREKVKPDSIVYTDSFRSYNVLDVSEFTHYRINHSKEFAQDRNHINGIENFWSQAKRHMRKYNGISKEHFHLFLKECEWRFNHSDPKRQLHQLKQWVKQELN